A genomic segment from Polyangium mundeleinium encodes:
- a CDS encoding serine hydrolase domain-containing protein, with protein sequence MRSSLPVFALLTLAACASSPEPTVPTPAEPAPSSTPTASAAPAPEAPAPQAVASERLAADTPKTTVAGNTFIAPSGWKMTVKGQATILEAPEAGSRIALVDVQAKDADAAVALAWAAYGAEVKWPLRPTIDAPDKDGWTRVRIYDYQTSPNEKRGVSAMTRFANDTWTVVIYDMDDAVGEKRGAQVSQIYGRLLPKGKARESFAGKTANTLDAARIAALGKFVETAQQKLGVPGVSVGLIQGGKVVFAGGFGVREIGKKPAVDADTKYIIASNTKAMTTLMLAKLVEEKKLTWETAATGLLPSFKLGDQDTTSRVLVKHLICACTGLPRQDLEWIFQFQGLTPDGALATLGTMQPTSKFGELFQYSNPLAAAAGFIGGHVAFPKLELGKAYDEAMRTRVFEPLGMKGATLDFKRAQTGNYAVPHAPDLDDKPARAIAAVNDAVIPVRPAGGAWATVNDVLKYVQMELAEGKLPDGKQYIEKDVLLARRAPQVSISPDATYGMGLMVDKKWGVTVVHHGGDMIGFHSDMMWLPEYGVGAVVLTNGDPGWYIRSVFQRKLLEVLFDGRPEADTEIATMGKMYFEHRATERKLLTSPADAAASAKLAAHYTNAALGDIKVSRAGAATVFDFGEWKSEVASKKNPDGTISFVTTVPGMNGMDFVVGSGEKRTLTIRDAQHEYVFNEK encoded by the coding sequence ATGCGTTCGTCCCTACCCGTTTTTGCGCTCCTCACGCTGGCCGCCTGTGCGTCTTCCCCAGAGCCCACGGTCCCGACGCCCGCGGAGCCGGCCCCGTCGTCCACGCCCACCGCCTCGGCCGCGCCCGCGCCCGAGGCCCCGGCCCCGCAGGCGGTCGCGAGCGAGCGGCTCGCCGCGGATACACCGAAGACCACGGTGGCTGGAAACACGTTCATCGCGCCGAGCGGCTGGAAGATGACCGTGAAGGGGCAGGCCACGATCCTCGAAGCCCCCGAGGCGGGCTCCCGGATCGCGCTCGTCGACGTGCAGGCCAAGGACGCGGACGCCGCCGTCGCGCTCGCGTGGGCCGCTTATGGCGCCGAGGTGAAATGGCCGCTGAGGCCGACGATCGACGCCCCCGACAAGGACGGCTGGACCCGCGTTCGCATTTACGACTACCAGACCTCGCCCAACGAGAAGCGCGGCGTCAGCGCGATGACCCGGTTCGCGAACGACACGTGGACCGTCGTGATCTACGACATGGATGACGCCGTCGGCGAGAAGCGCGGCGCGCAGGTCTCGCAGATTTATGGGCGCCTCTTGCCCAAGGGAAAGGCGCGCGAGTCGTTCGCGGGCAAAACCGCGAATACGCTCGATGCGGCGCGTATCGCCGCGCTCGGGAAGTTCGTCGAGACCGCGCAGCAAAAGCTCGGCGTGCCGGGCGTCTCGGTCGGCCTCATCCAGGGGGGCAAGGTGGTGTTCGCCGGCGGGTTCGGCGTACGCGAGATCGGCAAGAAGCCGGCCGTGGACGCGGACACGAAGTACATCATCGCGTCGAACACGAAAGCGATGACGACGCTGATGCTCGCGAAGCTCGTCGAGGAAAAGAAGCTCACGTGGGAGACCGCGGCGACGGGGCTCTTGCCTTCGTTCAAGCTCGGGGATCAGGACACGACGAGCCGCGTGCTCGTGAAGCATTTGATCTGCGCTTGCACGGGGCTGCCGCGGCAGGATCTCGAATGGATCTTCCAGTTCCAGGGCCTGACGCCCGACGGCGCGCTCGCCACGCTCGGGACGATGCAGCCGACCAGCAAATTCGGCGAGCTCTTCCAGTATTCGAATCCGCTGGCCGCCGCGGCGGGGTTCATCGGCGGGCACGTGGCGTTCCCGAAGCTCGAGCTCGGCAAGGCCTACGACGAGGCGATGCGCACGCGCGTGTTCGAGCCGCTCGGCATGAAGGGGGCCACGCTCGATTTCAAGCGCGCGCAGACGGGCAATTACGCGGTGCCGCACGCGCCGGACCTGGACGACAAACCGGCGCGGGCCATCGCCGCGGTGAACGACGCCGTCATCCCGGTGCGCCCCGCGGGTGGCGCCTGGGCCACGGTGAACGACGTGCTCAAGTACGTTCAGATGGAGCTCGCCGAGGGCAAGCTGCCGGACGGAAAACAGTACATTGAAAAAGACGTCCTCCTCGCGCGCCGCGCGCCCCAGGTCTCCATCAGTCCGGACGCGACCTACGGCATGGGCCTGATGGTCGACAAGAAATGGGGCGTGACCGTGGTGCATCACGGCGGCGACATGATCGGGTTCCACAGCGACATGATGTGGCTGCCCGAGTACGGGGTCGGCGCCGTGGTGCTGACGAACGGCGACCCGGGCTGGTACATTCGTTCGGTCTTCCAGCGCAAGCTGCTCGAAGTGCTCTTCGACGGTCGCCCCGAGGCGGACACGGAGATCGCGACGATGGGCAAGATGTACTTCGAGCACAGGGCCACCGAGCGCAAGCTGCTCACGTCGCCAGCCGACGCCGCGGCGTCCGCGAAGCTCGCGGCCCATTACACGAACGCAGCGCTCGGCGACATCAAGGTGTCCCGCGCGGGCGCCGCGACGGTCTTCGATTTCGGCGAGTGGAAGAGCGAGGTCGCCTCGAAGAAGAACCCGGACGGGACGATCTCGTTCGTCACGACGGTGCCGGGCATGAACGGGATGGACTTCGTGGTCGGCAGCGGCGAAAAGCGGACGCTGACCATCCGCGACGCCCAGCACGAGTACGTGTTCAACGAGAAGTGA
- a CDS encoding vWA domain-containing protein, with translation MQILLLLATLVLFARPALAAPRVDVSWRYERADNARTESGSRSLDIPALGAPGLTATDPGIEKTIFLAQTAQSVVDFLGRYQEACTEPVRPRDRSIFPVCTAPRRAVASALRAEIQTLDARILANPRLRADQDVMEVLDLARALAANMQKAEPPIGGYSPPTPLPWYGVRVAARAAAPGGGLALGGGGAQGFGYYRKIVRDGSVPKAAVLTVEGFLREFSLPLTRAEACRDLVCVDPAVAVDSEKRRLYVQLGMSSSMTAETFQRDPLNLAVVLDVSGSMGATDATEKSRLEWAKDALVQTIQELDEADMLSIVLFDTNSEILVRPAPVRDKQALLTKVKALQTRGSTNLEAGLRDGFKLVGENVDRLAGYEHRVLLISDAGLNTGVTDTSSLQRLVTEQASRRIGLTALGLGENFHQSVIHAISNSRGGNYMFVQSGEDMLRYFKAFNYLVTPVAYEFNVEALVQDLGVELLRTYGVTTEAGAQPTRSLIDLKTLFFTEEGGAILLEYALPETRRE, from the coding sequence ATGCAAATCCTCTTGCTCCTCGCCACGCTGGTCCTTTTTGCGCGGCCAGCCCTCGCGGCTCCCCGTGTCGACGTCTCCTGGCGTTACGAGCGCGCAGACAATGCACGCACCGAGTCCGGTTCCCGCTCCCTCGACATCCCGGCTCTCGGCGCCCCCGGGCTCACCGCCACCGATCCCGGCATCGAAAAGACGATTTTCCTGGCGCAGACCGCGCAGAGCGTCGTGGATTTCCTCGGTCGATACCAGGAAGCCTGCACCGAGCCCGTTCGCCCCCGCGACCGAAGCATCTTCCCCGTTTGCACCGCGCCCCGCAGGGCCGTCGCTTCCGCGTTGCGCGCCGAAATCCAGACCCTGGATGCCCGGATCCTGGCAAATCCGCGCCTCCGCGCGGATCAGGACGTCATGGAAGTCCTGGACCTCGCGCGCGCGCTCGCGGCGAACATGCAGAAAGCAGAGCCCCCGATCGGCGGGTATTCGCCTCCGACGCCATTGCCGTGGTACGGGGTGCGGGTTGCCGCGCGGGCGGCAGCGCCCGGGGGTGGGCTCGCCCTGGGCGGCGGCGGTGCGCAGGGATTCGGGTATTACCGCAAGATCGTGCGGGATGGAAGCGTGCCCAAGGCCGCCGTGCTCACCGTCGAGGGGTTCTTGCGCGAGTTTTCCCTGCCGCTCACGCGCGCCGAGGCGTGCCGGGACCTCGTTTGTGTCGATCCGGCCGTGGCCGTCGATTCCGAGAAACGCAGGCTGTACGTGCAGCTCGGCATGAGCTCCTCGATGACGGCCGAGACCTTCCAGCGCGATCCGCTGAACCTCGCGGTCGTGCTCGACGTCAGCGGCTCGATGGGCGCCACGGACGCCACCGAAAAGTCGCGGCTCGAATGGGCCAAGGACGCGCTCGTCCAGACGATCCAGGAGCTCGACGAGGCCGATATGCTGTCGATCGTCCTGTTCGACACGAACAGCGAGATCCTCGTCCGGCCCGCGCCCGTGCGCGACAAGCAGGCGCTCCTCACGAAGGTGAAGGCGCTCCAGACGCGCGGCTCGACGAACCTGGAAGCCGGCCTGCGTGATGGATTCAAGCTCGTCGGAGAAAACGTGGACCGCCTGGCGGGCTACGAGCACCGCGTGCTCCTCATCTCGGACGCAGGGCTCAACACCGGCGTGACGGATACCTCCTCGCTCCAGCGGCTCGTGACCGAGCAGGCGAGCCGGCGCATCGGCCTGACCGCGCTCGGGCTCGGGGAAAACTTCCACCAGTCGGTGATCCACGCGATCTCGAACAGCCGGGGCGGCAATTACATGTTCGTGCAATCGGGCGAGGACATGCTCCGCTATTTCAAGGCGTTCAACTACCTCGTGACGCCCGTCGCCTACGAATTCAACGTCGAGGCGCTCGTGCAGGATCTCGGCGTCGAGCTCCTGCGCACCTACGGCGTCACGACGGAGGCCGGAGCGCAGCCCACGCGGAGCCTGATCGATCTGAAGACGTTGTTCTTCACCGAGGAGGGCGGCGCAATCTTGCTCGAATACGCGCTCCCCGAGACGCGCCGAGAATAG
- a CDS encoding S41 family peptidase has translation MALLAALSGCASAPRGVAADVDQLVMAIRENYGYFAESSIDWDAVRRRHAARAAEVRTKAERIALFELVLEELHDAHAHLGTNTAHSFRLVPSGADLWAELEGTRAIVTQVRPGSAAAQAGLRAGQEILAIGGVPVARAITERLGTATASTDPTAHAWALRSLLAGRHDERRRLRIATAQGPRDVELGAPEVPSGDGPLEQRRLAGGVGYLRIHNSLGDDALVPAFDAALAALADCRAFILDLRDTPSGGNSAIAEALLGRFVREPLPYQKHELPGVGWQGRSRVWVQYVLPRGPFTYEKPLAVLVDHWTGSMGEGMAIGVDGMRRGVVVGTAMAGLKGAITSSTLNQSGIRFAIPVERLFHIDGTPRHRWLPPERVDLVGHDAPGEDVILARALEILAASSH, from the coding sequence ATGGCTCTCCTCGCTGCGCTCTCGGGTTGCGCCTCGGCGCCGCGTGGGGTCGCGGCGGACGTCGATCAGCTCGTGATGGCGATCCGCGAGAACTACGGCTATTTCGCGGAGTCGTCGATCGACTGGGACGCCGTGCGCCGAAGGCACGCCGCGCGCGCCGCCGAGGTCCGCACCAAAGCGGAGCGGATCGCCCTCTTCGAGCTCGTGCTCGAGGAGCTGCACGACGCCCATGCGCATCTCGGCACCAATACCGCGCATTCCTTTCGCCTCGTGCCGAGCGGCGCGGATCTGTGGGCCGAGCTCGAGGGAACGCGCGCGATCGTCACGCAGGTCCGGCCGGGCAGCGCCGCGGCGCAGGCGGGCCTGCGAGCGGGCCAGGAGATCCTTGCAATCGGCGGCGTCCCCGTCGCGCGGGCCATCACGGAGCGGCTGGGGACAGCGACGGCGAGCACCGACCCCACGGCGCATGCATGGGCGCTGCGCAGCCTCCTCGCCGGCCGCCATGACGAACGGCGACGGCTCCGCATCGCGACCGCCCAAGGTCCACGTGATGTCGAGCTCGGCGCCCCCGAGGTCCCGTCCGGCGACGGGCCGCTCGAGCAGCGAAGGCTCGCGGGCGGCGTCGGTTATCTCCGGATCCACAATTCCCTCGGCGACGACGCGCTCGTCCCTGCGTTCGACGCCGCGCTCGCCGCGCTCGCCGATTGCCGCGCGTTCATCCTGGACTTGCGGGATACCCCGAGCGGCGGCAACAGCGCCATTGCCGAGGCGCTGCTCGGGCGCTTCGTGCGGGAGCCCCTGCCCTACCAGAAGCACGAATTGCCGGGCGTCGGCTGGCAGGGGCGGAGCCGGGTGTGGGTCCAATACGTGCTCCCGCGCGGCCCCTTCACGTACGAAAAGCCGCTCGCCGTGCTCGTCGATCACTGGACAGGGAGCATGGGCGAGGGCATGGCCATCGGCGTCGACGGGATGCGCCGCGGCGTCGTGGTCGGCACGGCCATGGCCGGGCTCAAGGGCGCCATCACGTCATCCACCCTGAACCAAAGCGGGATTCGTTTCGCGATCCCGGTCGAGCGGCTCTTCCATATCGATGGCACTCCGCGGCACCGCTGGCTCCCGCCCGAACGCGTCGACCTCGTCGGCCACGACGCGCCGGGCGAGGACGTGATCCTGGCGCGCGCGCTCGAGATCCTCGCGGCGTCCTCGCATTGA
- a CDS encoding alpha/beta hydrolase family protein: MQQATPTDDIDREAAAIKPPGRMRIVGWILGAISMVVLAPVLILFVAANGVTTSTLALGALLVAIGLMTMVRIPPRGSRRVALLTAAALCLVSVSIFVIARLCAVPPPQEFHFAENGRRNAPPPWPSRLVDERETVLTGLYFSDLLGLVKGPETEHLDQLLRNAYAASSPPWPNAVLIASSSDASRHLEHVPRGSTAVPCIVFLHGFGGQLTAYLRVLHQAFGDRFAIVAPFLDSTGAFWTPHGKAVVSALVTKHLPPEVDRSRVFLVGLSNGAVGATAILQDPDLSRHFRGFVLVSGIGEVAQPNAGANVLLMAGSDDARFPLHDIQSAAETLRGRVARVEMETFPADHFLWLSHAREMTTTMNHWLSSQLEEGQCP; encoded by the coding sequence ATGCAGCAGGCGACCCCCACAGACGACATCGATCGCGAAGCGGCCGCCATCAAGCCGCCTGGGCGCATGCGTATTGTCGGGTGGATTCTCGGCGCCATCTCCATGGTCGTGTTGGCTCCGGTGCTGATCCTCTTCGTCGCGGCAAACGGCGTGACGACGTCCACCTTGGCCCTCGGGGCCCTGTTGGTAGCGATCGGCCTGATGACCATGGTACGGATTCCGCCCCGCGGATCCAGGCGGGTCGCACTGCTCACGGCCGCAGCGCTGTGCTTGGTGAGTGTCTCGATATTCGTCATTGCAAGACTCTGTGCCGTACCTCCGCCCCAGGAGTTTCACTTCGCCGAGAACGGTCGTCGCAATGCGCCCCCTCCATGGCCCAGCCGGCTCGTGGACGAGCGGGAAACGGTCCTGACTGGGTTGTACTTCTCGGACCTGCTGGGGCTCGTCAAGGGTCCCGAGACGGAGCACCTCGACCAGCTACTTCGCAATGCCTACGCGGCATCATCGCCTCCGTGGCCCAATGCTGTCCTCATCGCGTCGTCCTCCGACGCTTCGAGACATCTCGAGCATGTTCCAAGGGGCTCCACGGCCGTCCCATGTATCGTGTTCCTCCACGGCTTCGGCGGTCAGCTCACCGCGTACCTACGGGTGCTCCACCAGGCGTTCGGCGACCGGTTCGCCATCGTTGCGCCTTTCCTCGACTCCACGGGGGCCTTCTGGACACCACACGGCAAGGCGGTGGTCAGCGCTCTCGTCACGAAGCACTTGCCCCCCGAGGTCGATCGCTCGCGTGTCTTCCTCGTCGGTCTGTCGAATGGCGCCGTCGGCGCAACGGCAATCCTGCAAGATCCAGATCTATCACGGCACTTCCGGGGGTTCGTTCTCGTTTCCGGGATCGGTGAGGTCGCGCAGCCGAACGCGGGGGCGAACGTCCTTCTGATGGCAGGTTCCGACGACGCGCGGTTTCCGCTGCACGACATCCAGAGCGCCGCCGAAACGCTGCGTGGGCGTGTCGCTCGGGTCGAGATGGAAACGTTTCCGGCAGACCATTTTCTGTGGTTGAGCCACGCCCGAGAAATGACAACGACCATGAATCATTGGCTCTCGTCGCAGTTGGAGGAAGGACAATGCCCATGA
- a CDS encoding cupin domain-containing protein, with the protein MSDQATDLRQRLIRNFNTAPLERFQRAPLYDTSFAGLAPGTAAKKLGASIDIMPPGGRGCPYHYHYTQEEMFIVLEGEGTLRVAGEHLPIVAGDVIFIPPGPEYPHQILNTSNAPLKYLSISTMEYPEICEYPDSGKYLAKAEAKPGAFRVVQRKEASVDYWDGEP; encoded by the coding sequence ATGAGTGACCAAGCCACGGACCTGCGACAGCGCCTGATTCGCAACTTCAACACGGCGCCCCTCGAACGTTTCCAGCGCGCGCCGCTGTACGACACCTCGTTCGCCGGCCTCGCCCCGGGCACGGCGGCAAAGAAGCTCGGCGCCTCGATCGACATCATGCCCCCGGGCGGCCGCGGCTGCCCCTACCATTACCACTACACGCAGGAGGAGATGTTCATCGTCCTCGAAGGCGAAGGCACGCTGCGCGTGGCGGGCGAACATTTGCCGATCGTGGCCGGCGACGTGATCTTCATCCCGCCGGGCCCCGAATACCCGCACCAGATCCTGAATACATCGAACGCGCCGCTCAAATACCTGTCGATCAGCACGATGGAGTACCCCGAGATCTGCGAGTACCCCGATTCGGGCAAGTACCTCGCGAAGGCCGAGGCAAAGCCCGGGGCCTTCCGCGTGGTGCAGCGTAAGGAGGCGTCGGTCGATTACTGGGACGGGGAGCCGTAG